One Heterodontus francisci isolate sHetFra1 chromosome 3, sHetFra1.hap1, whole genome shotgun sequence DNA window includes the following coding sequences:
- the e2f6 gene encoding transcription factor E2F6 isoform X2 gives MEEECIRIVVRPGDVLKPPRFDVSLVRLTQQFMELVKEAPDGVLDLNDVARVLGVRKRRVYDITNVLDGIRLVRKKSKNLIEWIGKNPREKLGYEAQSRKLKKELADLTTVEDSLDELIKDCAHQLYKLTEDKENARLAYVTYQDIHSLQAFEEQIVIAIKAPQETKLEVPIPKEETIQVHIKSTEGPIDVFVCEVKNQGEHRPLKEQKLTE, from the exons TATTAAAGCCACCACGCTTTGATGTATCCCTAGTACGCCTAACTCAACAATTTATGGAACTAGTGAAGGAGGCCCCTGATGGTGTTCTTGACCTGAACGATGTCGCAAGGGTGCTAGGAGTGCGAAAGAGAAGGGTTTATGATATCACCAACGTACTGGATGGGATTCGTCTTGTGAGAAAAAAATCCAAAAACTTAATTGAATGgat agGCAAGAATCCACGTGAAAAACTAGGATATGAAGCTCAGTCTCGGAAACTGAAAAAAGAACTGGCAGACCTGACAACAGTAGAGGATTCGCTAGATGAATTAATCAAAGACTGTGCTCATCAGTTATACAAATTAACAGAAGACAAAGAAAATGCAAG ACTAGCATATGTAACTTACCAGGACATACACAGCCTGCAAGCCTTTGAAGAACAGATTGTAATTGCAATCAAAGCTCCCCAAGAAACCAAACTGGAAGTACCTATTCCTAAAGAA GAAACTATCCAGGTTCATATAAAAAGTACTGAAGGACCAATTGATGTCTTTGTATGTGAGGTGAAAAACCAGGGGGAACATCGCCCTCTTAAAG AGCAAAAACTTACAGAATGA
- the e2f6 gene encoding transcription factor E2F6 isoform X1 produces the protein MEEECIRIVVRPGDVLKPPRFDVSLVRLTQQFMELVKEAPDGVLDLNDVARVLGVRKRRVYDITNVLDGIRLVRKKSKNLIEWIGKNPREKLGYEAQSRKLKKELADLTTVEDSLDELIKDCAHQLYKLTEDKENARLAYVTYQDIHSLQAFEEQIVIAIKAPQETKLEVPIPKEETIQVHIKSTEGPIDVFVCEVKNQGEHRPLKGTDGKASENKEISTAIDDTVAIPPNKEQKLTE, from the exons TATTAAAGCCACCACGCTTTGATGTATCCCTAGTACGCCTAACTCAACAATTTATGGAACTAGTGAAGGAGGCCCCTGATGGTGTTCTTGACCTGAACGATGTCGCAAGGGTGCTAGGAGTGCGAAAGAGAAGGGTTTATGATATCACCAACGTACTGGATGGGATTCGTCTTGTGAGAAAAAAATCCAAAAACTTAATTGAATGgat agGCAAGAATCCACGTGAAAAACTAGGATATGAAGCTCAGTCTCGGAAACTGAAAAAAGAACTGGCAGACCTGACAACAGTAGAGGATTCGCTAGATGAATTAATCAAAGACTGTGCTCATCAGTTATACAAATTAACAGAAGACAAAGAAAATGCAAG ACTAGCATATGTAACTTACCAGGACATACACAGCCTGCAAGCCTTTGAAGAACAGATTGTAATTGCAATCAAAGCTCCCCAAGAAACCAAACTGGAAGTACCTATTCCTAAAGAA GAAACTATCCAGGTTCATATAAAAAGTACTGAAGGACCAATTGATGTCTTTGTATGTGAGGTGAAAAACCAGGGGGAACATCGCCCTCTTAAAGGTACAGACGGCAAAGCCAGTGAGAATAAAGAGATCTCTACAGCTATAGATGACACAGTAGCAATACCACCAAATAAAG AGCAAAAACTTACAGAATGA